The Fortiea contorta PCC 7126 genome has a segment encoding these proteins:
- a CDS encoding DevA family ABC transporter ATP-binding protein produces the protein MKQEPVISIKNLNHYYGKGVLKRQILFNINLDIYPGEIVIMTGPSGSGKTTLLSLIGGLRSVQEGSLKFLGTELSGASQNQLVHIRRKIGYIFQAHNLLGFLTARQNVQMAVELNEAIAQNEAIAQSTAMLGAVGLQERINYYPDNLSGGQKQRIAIARALVNRPPLVLADEPTAALDKQSGRDVVEIMQELAKGQGTSILLVTHDNRILDIADRIVEMEDGLLARDSQSVVSSYDS, from the coding sequence ATGAAACAAGAACCCGTAATTTCTATTAAAAATCTCAACCACTACTACGGAAAAGGTGTACTCAAAAGACAGATATTATTTAATATCAATCTAGATATTTATCCTGGAGAAATTGTGATTATGACTGGGCCTTCAGGCTCAGGAAAAACCACATTACTGAGCTTAATTGGTGGGTTGAGGTCTGTTCAAGAAGGTAGTTTGAAATTTTTAGGTACAGAACTATCTGGTGCGAGTCAAAACCAACTAGTACATATCAGACGTAAGATTGGTTATATTTTTCAAGCCCACAACTTGCTGGGGTTTTTAACTGCTAGGCAAAATGTGCAAATGGCCGTAGAGTTAAACGAAGCGATCGCCCAAAATGAAGCGATCGCCCAATCAACCGCAATGCTGGGCGCAGTAGGCTTACAAGAACGGATAAATTACTACCCAGATAATCTTTCTGGTGGACAAAAACAAAGAATAGCGATCGCCCGCGCCCTAGTCAATCGTCCCCCCCTCGTGCTAGCAGACGAACCAACAGCCGCTCTAGATAAACAATCAGGGCGCGATGTTGTAGAAATCATGCAAGAATTAGCCAAAGGACAAGGAACCTCAATCCTATTGGTAACTCACGATAACCGCATCTTAGACATAGCAGACCGCATCGTCGAAATGGAAGATGGTCTTTTAGC
- the devC gene encoding ABC transporter permease DevC, whose amino-acid sequence MMSKIPLSWLQLTREKTRLAVALAGIGFADILMFMQLGFRDALYYSNVRIHSSLQGDIVLINSQSNAVLSMKSFSQRRLYKALDLPAVESVHPIYLDYTAWKNPVTGRPRSILIFGINPEKNLFNLPGVQENIDKLKLPDVVLFDRSSRVEYGPIAADFSQGKTITAEVRRRRIKVAGLFTLGASFGADGNLITSDVNFFRIFSNRQRGLIDIGLIKLKPGANLTAVTQDLRNYLPKEINVLTKQEFIDFERNYWASSTAIGFIFTLGTIMGFIVGTVIVYQILYTEVADHLAEYATLKAIGYTQGYLLAVILQEALLLAVVGYIPGFTSALILYQMARDATLLPVFMSFERAFMVMILTILMCFISGAIAVRKLRSADPADIF is encoded by the coding sequence ATAATGAGCAAAATCCCTTTATCGTGGCTACAACTAACACGAGAAAAAACTCGTTTAGCCGTAGCTCTAGCCGGAATTGGCTTTGCCGATATTTTGATGTTTATGCAACTCGGATTTCGAGATGCTCTGTATTATAGCAACGTCCGCATACATTCGAGTTTGCAGGGCGACATCGTTTTAATTAACAGTCAATCTAACGCTGTGCTGTCGATGAAAAGTTTTTCTCAACGGCGCTTATATAAAGCCTTAGATTTACCAGCAGTAGAATCAGTACATCCTATATATTTAGACTACACAGCTTGGAAAAACCCTGTTACTGGTCGTCCCCGTAGTATTCTCATTTTTGGGATTAACCCAGAAAAAAATTTATTTAATTTACCAGGAGTTCAAGAAAACATTGATAAATTGAAACTGCCTGATGTGGTTTTATTTGACCGTTCCTCTAGAGTAGAATACGGCCCAATTGCTGCTGATTTCAGTCAAGGTAAAACTATCACAGCCGAAGTGCGGAGAAGGCGAATTAAAGTCGCAGGATTATTCACCTTAGGGGCATCATTTGGAGCCGATGGTAATTTAATTACTAGTGATGTGAATTTTTTTCGCATCTTCAGTAATCGCCAGCGCGGCTTGATTGATATTGGTTTGATAAAATTAAAACCAGGAGCAAACTTGACTGCTGTCACTCAAGATTTGAGAAATTATTTACCAAAAGAAATCAACGTTTTAACTAAGCAAGAATTTATTGATTTTGAGCGTAATTATTGGGCAAGTAGCACAGCGATCGGTTTTATTTTCACCTTGGGAACAATCATGGGTTTTATTGTTGGCACCGTGATTGTTTATCAAATACTTTATACAGAAGTTGCTGACCACTTAGCCGAATATGCCACATTAAAAGCCATAGGATATACACAAGGCTATTTGTTAGCCGTGATTTTACAAGAAGCTTTATTATTGGCAGTTGTGGGATATATTCCCGGATTTACTTCTGCCTTAATTTTATATCAAATGGCTAGAGACGCTACCCTTTTACCAGTTTTTATGAGTTTTGAGCGTGCCTTTATGGTAATGATTTTAACTATTTTGATGTGTTTTATTTCTGGCGCGATCGCCGTACGCAAATTACGCTCTGCTGACCCAGCAGACATATTTTAG
- a CDS encoding HlyD family efflux transporter periplasmic adaptor subunit, which produces MSRVTEKPRLKEQPLEQPKVWWSIAVTIPIVIAAGVLGTAKVEQLRKLTSSIPMRPVTNSVSAVGHIEPRSEVIKLSAPMGGVQAASRVQELLIKEGDRVKQNQILAVLDNHDTQAAAVEEAKAKLQEARANLAQIRAGSPRDIQAQTSVIGRLQAQLRGEKAAQQATIARIAAQLSAEKVAQQAGVNRLEAELRGQKDTLRATLSRIQAEQRNARVDAQRYEMLYKEGAISQQERDRRRLSAETSNQQVVESQASLRQATATLRQQVAEARANQVKTLATLEQQLIEAKVTRDKTVATIQRQIDEEKAKLNRLLEVRPTDMQIAQAQVSNAIAIVRKAQAEFKLSYVKAPINGEVLKIHTKSGEAINQSGIAEIGQTDQMIVIAEVAEDSIGRVRLGQNATVSSDNGAFGGELRGTVTEIGRKIGKKDVLNTDPAADVDARVVEVKIALTKEDSQKVAGLTYAKVLIDINI; this is translated from the coding sequence ATGTCAAGGGTGACTGAGAAGCCAAGGCTAAAAGAGCAGCCACTTGAGCAACCTAAGGTTTGGTGGAGCATTGCTGTAACCATACCCATAGTAATCGCAGCTGGTGTATTGGGTACAGCCAAAGTTGAGCAATTGAGGAAGCTTACCTCGTCTATACCCATGAGGCCAGTTACCAACAGCGTCAGCGCTGTAGGACACATAGAGCCGCGTAGCGAAGTCATTAAACTATCCGCCCCTATGGGAGGGGTACAAGCAGCCTCACGAGTCCAAGAACTTCTGATTAAAGAAGGCGATCGCGTCAAGCAAAACCAAATACTTGCAGTTTTGGATAACCATGATACCCAAGCCGCAGCAGTGGAAGAAGCGAAAGCCAAACTGCAAGAAGCTCGTGCTAATTTAGCCCAAATTAGAGCAGGTTCACCCAGAGATATTCAAGCCCAAACATCGGTGATTGGTCGCTTACAAGCCCAGTTACGGGGAGAAAAAGCAGCGCAACAAGCAACGATCGCCCGGATCGCCGCTCAATTAAGTGCAGAAAAAGTCGCCCAACAAGCAGGGGTAAATCGGCTAGAAGCTGAACTACGAGGACAAAAAGATACTCTCCGAGCCACACTCTCGCGGATACAAGCTGAACAACGTAACGCCAGAGTCGATGCTCAACGCTATGAGATGTTGTATAAAGAAGGCGCTATTTCCCAACAAGAACGGGATAGAAGACGCCTCAGTGCAGAAACCAGCAACCAGCAAGTAGTAGAAAGCCAAGCTTCCCTCAGACAAGCCACAGCAACCCTCAGACAGCAAGTAGCAGAAGCCAGAGCCAACCAAGTCAAAACCCTAGCAACTTTAGAACAACAGCTAATTGAAGCCAAAGTCACCCGTGACAAAACCGTAGCCACTATACAAAGACAAATTGACGAAGAAAAAGCCAAACTCAATAGACTTCTAGAAGTGCGTCCTACAGATATGCAAATCGCGCAAGCACAAGTCAGTAATGCGATCGCGATCGTCAGAAAAGCCCAAGCAGAATTCAAGTTAAGTTACGTCAAAGCACCCATCAACGGCGAGGTTTTAAAAATTCACACCAAATCAGGAGAAGCCATCAATCAATCGGGAATTGCGGAGATTGGACAAACCGACCAAATGATTGTCATCGCTGAAGTCGCAGAAGACAGCATTGGGAGAGTACGTCTCGGTCAAAACGCCACCGTCAGCAGTGATAATGGTGCATTTGGTGGGGAATTAAGAGGAACAGTCACAGAAATTGGTAGGAAAATTGGCAAAAAAGATGTTCTGAATACAGATCCTGCAGCCGATGTAGACGCCAGAGTTGTAGAAGTCAAAATCGCCCTCACCAAAGAAGATAGCCAAAAAGTAGCAGGTTTAACCTACGCCAAAGTGCTAATTGATATCAATATCTAA
- a CDS encoding Maf family protein, translating into MGIPPFVLASASPARRRLLQTVGIEPIVYPSDFDESQIQIDEPSQLVQTLAQHKAETVAPKFPSALIMGCDSVLALNGEIHGKPIDAAAAIARWQIMQGKIGDLYTGHVLIDTAQNRTLVKSHVTKVYFAQMSDRAIQAYVATGEPLKCAGAFALEGFGSLFVEKIAGCHSNVIGLSLPLLRHMLAELGYDVTDFWQ; encoded by the coding sequence ATGGGTATTCCACCCTTTGTACTTGCATCCGCTTCCCCAGCACGACGCCGATTGCTGCAAACTGTTGGTATTGAGCCGATAGTTTATCCTAGTGACTTTGATGAGTCGCAAATCCAAATAGATGAGCCTAGTCAATTGGTGCAAACTCTAGCCCAACATAAAGCCGAAACTGTAGCACCAAAGTTTCCATCGGCTTTAATTATGGGTTGTGATTCTGTTTTGGCGTTGAATGGTGAGATTCATGGTAAACCAATAGACGCAGCTGCTGCGATCGCTCGTTGGCAGATTATGCAAGGTAAAATTGGTGACTTATACACAGGTCACGTGTTGATTGACACTGCACAAAACCGCACGTTAGTAAAGTCTCATGTAACAAAAGTTTACTTTGCTCAAATGAGCGATCGCGCCATTCAAGCCTATGTAGCCACAGGCGAACCCCTCAAGTGTGCGGGCGCCTTCGCCTTAGAAGGATTCGGTAGTCTCTTCGTCGAAAAAATCGCAGGTTGTCATAGTAACGTCATTGGACTCAGCTTACCACTATTGCGGCACATGCTCGCTGAACTGGGATATGATGTGACAGATTTTTGGCAATAG
- the psbP gene encoding photosystem II reaction center PsbP: MWKRIVLIWLLVLSFSLSNIDVAFAAGLKSFVNTTDGYQFLYPNGWVQVKVANGPNVVFHDLIEVSENVSVVISPVPEDKTLAELGTPTEVGYKLGKVALAPANSGRTAELVNALEREVESKKYYILEYLVKLPNKQQRHNVASVAVSRGKLFTFNASIPERRWQKVKPMIDQAVTSFSVY; this comes from the coding sequence ATGTGGAAACGAATTGTATTGATTTGGCTACTAGTATTGAGTTTCAGCCTCAGTAATATTGATGTAGCGTTTGCTGCTGGACTTAAAAGCTTTGTAAACACTACTGATGGCTATCAGTTCTTATATCCTAATGGCTGGGTGCAAGTTAAAGTTGCTAACGGCCCTAACGTGGTGTTCCATGACTTAATCGAAGTCAGCGAAAATGTCTCTGTGGTAATTAGTCCGGTTCCTGAGGATAAAACTTTGGCAGAATTGGGGACACCTACAGAAGTTGGATATAAATTGGGAAAGGTGGCTCTTGCTCCCGCTAACTCAGGTCGGACAGCTGAGTTAGTCAATGCTTTAGAGCGGGAAGTTGAAAGTAAAAAATACTACATATTAGAGTATTTAGTTAAACTCCCCAATAAGCAACAACGGCACAACGTGGCCAGTGTCGCCGTTAGCCGTGGTAAACTTTTTACCTTCAACGCCTCTATTCCTGAAAGACGTTGGCAAAAAGTAAAACCAATGATTGATCAGGCGGTAACTTCGTTTTCTGTGTATTAA
- the psbA gene encoding photosystem II q(b) protein → MTTTLQQRSSANVWGKFCEWITSTENRIYVGWFGILMIPTLLAATVCFTIAFIAAPPVDIDGIREPVAGSLIYGNNIISGAVVPSSNAIGLHFYPIWEAASLDEWLYNGGPYQLVVFHFLIGCACYLGRQWELSYRLGMRPWICVAYSAPLASAAAVFLIYPIGQGSFSDGMPLGISGTFNFMIVFQAEHNILMHPFHMLGVAGVFGGSLFSAMHGSLVTSSLVRETTETESLNYGYKFGQEEETYNIVAAHGYFGRLIFQYASFNNSRSLHFLLAAWPVVGIWFTALGVSTMAFNLNGFNFNQSVIDSQGRVISTWADVINRANLGMEVMHERNAHNFPLDLAAGDVAPVAISAPAING, encoded by the coding sequence ATGACAACAACCTTACAACAGCGCTCAAGCGCTAACGTATGGGGCAAGTTTTGCGAGTGGATCACCAGCACCGAAAACCGCATTTATGTAGGTTGGTTCGGTATACTCATGATCCCCACCTTGCTAGCTGCCACAGTATGCTTCACCATCGCCTTCATCGCTGCACCCCCAGTAGACATCGATGGTATTCGTGAACCAGTAGCAGGTTCATTGATCTACGGAAACAACATCATCTCCGGCGCAGTAGTGCCTTCCTCCAACGCCATCGGCTTGCACTTCTATCCAATATGGGAAGCAGCATCCTTAGATGAGTGGTTGTACAACGGTGGTCCTTACCAATTGGTAGTATTCCACTTCTTGATCGGATGTGCTTGCTACCTAGGCCGTCAGTGGGAATTATCCTACCGCTTAGGAATGCGTCCTTGGATCTGCGTAGCATACTCAGCACCTTTGGCGTCAGCAGCAGCAGTATTCTTGATCTACCCAATTGGTCAAGGATCATTCTCTGACGGTATGCCTTTGGGTATCTCCGGCACATTCAACTTCATGATCGTGTTCCAAGCAGAGCACAACATCTTGATGCACCCCTTCCACATGTTGGGAGTAGCAGGTGTATTCGGCGGTTCACTGTTCTCGGCAATGCACGGAAGTTTGGTAACATCTTCCTTAGTTCGTGAAACCACCGAAACCGAATCATTGAACTACGGTTACAAGTTCGGACAAGAAGAAGAAACCTACAACATCGTTGCAGCCCACGGCTACTTCGGTCGTTTGATATTCCAATACGCTTCATTCAACAACAGCCGTTCACTGCACTTCTTGCTAGCAGCATGGCCAGTAGTTGGTATTTGGTTCACAGCATTGGGCGTCAGCACAATGGCGTTCAACTTGAACGGATTCAACTTCAACCAATCAGTCATCGACTCACAAGGTCGTGTCATCAGTACCTGGGCTGACGTGATCAACCGCGCTAACTTGGGTATGGAAGTAATGCACGAGCGCAACGCTCACAACTTCCCTCTAGACTTGGCTGCTGGTGATGTAGCGCCTGTTGCTATCAGCGCTCCTGCTATCAACGGTTAA
- a CDS encoding MBOAT family O-acyltransferase — protein MNFISIVYGLFLLTVLIIYWSVAQQKLRWWILLIASLIFYASLQIQFLPLLLALTFINFRLGLEIGKNTSPGEHNLNWRISNEEWQFAQVDWNLRRLKLLWLGVIINVCLLLSFKYFHHLLNIAANFSPEPPTTPFKLIAPLGISFFTFECISYLIDVYRGAPATDQFLKFATYKLFFAKLISGPITRYHNLATQFNTLQLPTIDKATEGLWLIARGAVKKAILADHLGIFVDLCFGNLQWAGSVDMWLATFAYGLQLYFDFNGYVDIARGSALLFGLVLPENFYFPYFSTSIADFWRRWHMTLGDWLRNYIYFPLGGSRRGLGRTCWNLLTVMLIAGVWHGSAWGFIVWGLFHGLALVIHRLTDTISDRFEILEHFWQNPLGIVFAWFLTQLMVFTSWIWFRLPNLQNSSWVFQHLWGRSADPQFAQKVYVEVLNVSQYQMAWMLVTLAIFMAILYFLNSKLQLQFNWHLKLVFVPLFLYAVWLLAPEGGLPYIYFDF, from the coding sequence ATGAACTTCATATCAATTGTATATGGGCTATTTTTGCTAACTGTATTAATAATTTATTGGTCTGTTGCACAACAAAAGTTGCGGTGGTGGATACTGTTGATTGCTAGTTTGATATTCTATGCATCTCTACAAATTCAGTTTTTACCGTTGCTATTGGCACTGACTTTTATTAATTTTCGCCTAGGACTGGAAATTGGCAAAAACACTTCACCAGGAGAACATAATCTTAACTGGCGAATTTCTAACGAAGAATGGCAGTTTGCTCAAGTTGACTGGAATCTCCGACGGCTAAAGCTTTTGTGGCTAGGTGTAATTATTAATGTTTGCCTGTTACTCAGTTTCAAATATTTTCATCATCTCTTAAATATTGCTGCCAATTTCTCCCCAGAACCGCCAACTACTCCCTTTAAATTAATCGCTCCGTTAGGTATTTCTTTTTTTACTTTTGAATGTATTTCTTATTTAATAGATGTCTATCGTGGCGCTCCTGCTACTGACCAATTTCTTAAATTTGCCACCTACAAACTATTTTTTGCCAAACTGATTTCCGGGCCAATTACTCGCTATCACAACCTAGCAACTCAATTCAATACTCTACAGTTACCCACTATCGATAAAGCTACAGAAGGGCTATGGCTAATTGCTAGAGGTGCAGTTAAAAAAGCAATTTTAGCAGACCATCTAGGAATTTTTGTAGATTTATGTTTTGGTAATTTACAGTGGGCGGGAAGTGTGGATATGTGGTTAGCTACCTTCGCCTACGGCTTACAGCTATATTTTGACTTCAACGGTTACGTAGATATTGCCCGTGGTAGTGCTTTGCTGTTCGGCTTAGTTTTGCCAGAAAACTTTTATTTTCCTTACTTCAGTACCAGTATTGCTGATTTTTGGCGGCGCTGGCACATGACGCTTGGAGATTGGTTACGTAATTATATTTACTTTCCTTTGGGTGGTTCCCGTCGCGGTTTGGGGCGCACCTGCTGGAATTTACTGACTGTCATGCTCATTGCTGGTGTGTGGCACGGATCAGCTTGGGGCTTTATTGTTTGGGGCTTATTCCACGGGTTAGCTTTGGTGATACATCGGCTAACAGATACGATTAGCGATCGCTTTGAAATTCTAGAACATTTTTGGCAAAATCCTCTAGGTATTGTCTTCGCTTGGTTTTTGACTCAATTGATGGTTTTTACCTCTTGGATTTGGTTTCGTCTCCCAAATCTGCAAAATTCTTCTTGGGTATTTCAGCACCTCTGGGGTCGAAGTGCTGATCCGCAATTCGCGCAAAAGGTTTATGTAGAAGTGCTTAACGTCAGCCAGTACCAAATGGCTTGGATGTTAGTCACCTTAGCTATTTTCATGGCCATACTCTATTTCCTTAACAGTAAGCTGCAGTTGCAATTCAACTGGCACCTCAAGTTGGTTTTTGTTCCCCTGTTTCTCTACGCTGTCTGGTTATTAGCGCCTGAAGGTGGTTTGCCTTACATTTACTTTGATTTTTAG
- the thiO gene encoding glycine oxidase ThiO yields the protein MASDVLIIGGGVIGLAIAVELKLRGANVTVLCRDFPAAATHAAAGMLAPDAENIKSEAMGDLCWRSRSLYLDWTQKLEAITGATTGYWPCGILAPVFGDGENRSSSSPTYWLDKNAIHQYQPGLGAEVVGGWWYPEDAQVEPRALIQTLWTAAESLGVEIKVNISVTAIVQQQGKVVGVQTNTGTVSAAHYVLATGAWSNELLPLPVRPKKGQMLSLQVPDFISELPLKRVLFGQDIYIVPRQSRSIIIGATSEDVGFTPHNTPAGIQALLARAIRLYPQLQNYPIQDFWWGFRPATPDELPILGRSHCENLTLATGHYRNGILLAPITATLIADLIWEQKSDPLLAHFHYSRLLAKPSAPTPMLTHSANFSTNKIEDTPLQDSPLIIAGKTFQSRLMTGTGKYRTMAQMQQSIISSGCQIVTVAVRRVQTKAPGHEGLAEALDWQKIWMLPNTAGCQTAEEAIRVARLGREMAKLLGQEDNNFVKLEVIPDAKYLLPDPIGTLQAAEQLVKEGFAVLPYINADPMLAKRLEEAGCATVMPLASPIGSGQGLKTTANIQIIIENAHIPVVVDAGIGAPSEAAQAMELGADALLINSAIALSQNPAAMAQAMNLATVAGRLAYLAGRMPIKDYASPSSPLTGTIHN from the coding sequence ATGGCTAGTGACGTTTTAATTATTGGTGGCGGCGTAATTGGTTTAGCGATCGCCGTGGAACTCAAACTGCGCGGGGCAAACGTCACCGTGCTTTGCCGTGATTTCCCCGCCGCCGCCACCCACGCCGCCGCTGGTATGCTGGCACCAGATGCCGAAAATATCAAGAGCGAGGCTATGGGTGATTTGTGTTGGCGATCGCGTTCTTTATATCTAGACTGGACACAAAAACTCGAAGCCATCACCGGCGCAACCACCGGCTACTGGCCCTGTGGGATTTTAGCACCAGTCTTTGGAGACGGGGAAAACAGATCCTCCTCATCCCCCACCTATTGGTTAGACAAAAACGCCATTCATCAATATCAGCCAGGACTAGGAGCAGAAGTAGTTGGTGGCTGGTGGTATCCAGAAGACGCCCAAGTCGAGCCTCGCGCTCTCATCCAGACTTTATGGACAGCAGCAGAATCCCTCGGCGTAGAAATTAAAGTCAACATCAGCGTCACCGCTATCGTCCAGCAGCAAGGAAAAGTAGTCGGTGTGCAAACTAACACCGGCACAGTCAGCGCCGCACATTACGTTCTCGCTACGGGGGCTTGGTCAAATGAACTATTACCCCTCCCCGTGCGCCCTAAAAAAGGGCAGATGTTAAGTTTGCAAGTACCGGATTTTATCTCGGAATTACCCTTAAAAAGAGTTTTATTTGGTCAAGATATTTATATCGTACCGAGGCAGAGCCGTTCAATTATCATTGGCGCCACCAGCGAGGATGTCGGCTTCACCCCCCACAATACCCCAGCCGGCATTCAAGCACTATTAGCCAGAGCTATCCGCCTTTATCCTCAATTACAGAATTACCCGATTCAAGATTTTTGGTGGGGGTTTCGCCCTGCTACTCCTGACGAGTTACCCATTTTGGGACGCAGCCACTGTGAAAATTTAACCCTAGCCACAGGACATTATCGCAACGGCATTTTGCTAGCACCCATCACAGCAACATTGATTGCGGATTTGATTTGGGAGCAAAAATCAGACCCCCTACTCGCTCATTTCCATTACTCTCGCTTACTAGCGAAACCATCTGCCCCCACCCCCATGCTGACCCATTCTGCCAATTTTTCTACAAATAAAATTGAAGACACTCCGCTGCAAGATTCCCCGCTGATCATTGCCGGTAAAACCTTCCAATCCCGTTTAATGACAGGAACTGGGAAATATCGCACCATGGCACAAATGCAGCAAAGTATCATTAGCAGCGGTTGTCAAATCGTCACCGTCGCCGTGCGAAGAGTCCAGACCAAAGCACCCGGACATGAAGGGTTAGCCGAAGCACTAGACTGGCAGAAAATCTGGATGTTACCCAACACTGCAGGTTGTCAAACCGCAGAAGAAGCGATTCGCGTCGCTCGTTTGGGTCGAGAAATGGCAAAACTTTTAGGACAGGAAGATAACAATTTTGTCAAGCTAGAAGTTATACCAGATGCTAAATATTTACTTCCTGATCCGATTGGCACACTGCAAGCCGCTGAACAACTGGTGAAAGAAGGTTTTGCTGTATTGCCCTATATTAACGCCGACCCCATGCTAGCCAAGCGTTTAGAAGAGGCGGGCTGTGCAACAGTTATGCCCCTAGCCTCCCCCATCGGTTCCGGACAAGGGCTAAAAACAACCGCCAACATTCAAATTATTATCGAAAATGCTCACATACCCGTAGTCGTAGATGCCGGCATTGGCGCACCCTCAGAAGCAGCCCAGGCGATGGAATTAGGAGCAGATGCTTTATTGATTAATAGTGCGATCGCTCTTTCTCAAAATCCAGCCGCCATGGCACAAGCAATGAATCTGGCCACAGTCGCCGGCCGTCTAGCATATCTAGCCGGTAGAATGCCAATTAAAGACTACGCTAGCCCTAGCTCACCTCTTACAGGCACGATTCATAATTAG